A genomic region of Gemmata massiliana contains the following coding sequences:
- a CDS encoding ArsR/SmtB family transcription factor → MPRSNSAPNQQAEWFAAFSEPTRLGLIRALAAGEKTVTQLASEINTEIVNVSHHLKIMKDAELVTAVKDGRFMIYSLVGAAVVKGMLELSHNSGAKVTLPLE, encoded by the coding sequence ATGCCCCGTTCCAATTCCGCGCCGAATCAACAGGCCGAGTGGTTCGCCGCGTTCAGTGAGCCGACGCGCCTGGGCCTGATTCGCGCGCTCGCCGCCGGCGAGAAGACCGTGACCCAACTCGCGTCGGAGATCAACACCGAGATCGTGAACGTATCGCACCACCTCAAGATCATGAAGGACGCGGAACTGGTGACCGCCGTGAAGGACGGGCGGTTCATGATCTACAGCCTGGTCGGAGCGGCCGTGGTGAAGGGGATGCTGGAACTGTCGCACAACTCCGGGGCTAAAGTGACATTGCCCCTAGAATGA
- a CDS encoding class I SAM-dependent methyltransferase, with product MTTPVSPPQLLSTSIGDFPLVECRLPVGDKELSVLHVHAVLSLDEETQFLNLPDQRAPYGLVLWPAALALAHEIATRVTEFRGKTVLELGAGTGVPGLAAAALGAEVVQTDRSELILHMCQRNGERNRATGIKYQLGDWGEWTDQTRYDWIVGADILYADTQHESLERIFRNNLAPNGRVLLSDPYRPPSLSLLAGLEARGWGTKHSRWAIGEGTAARAIAVHELTPPRG from the coding sequence ATGACTACCCCCGTTTCACCGCCCCAGCTCCTCAGCACCTCCATCGGCGATTTCCCACTCGTGGAGTGCCGCCTGCCGGTCGGGGACAAGGAACTGTCGGTACTGCACGTACACGCGGTCCTCAGCCTCGACGAAGAGACGCAGTTCCTGAACCTCCCGGACCAGCGCGCGCCCTACGGGCTGGTGCTATGGCCCGCGGCGCTCGCGCTCGCACACGAGATCGCGACGCGGGTCACCGAGTTTCGGGGAAAGACCGTGCTGGAACTCGGCGCGGGCACGGGCGTGCCGGGGCTCGCGGCCGCGGCACTCGGCGCCGAGGTCGTTCAGACGGACCGGTCCGAGCTGATCCTGCACATGTGCCAGCGCAACGGCGAGCGGAACCGCGCCACCGGGATCAAGTACCAGTTGGGCGATTGGGGCGAGTGGACGGACCAAACGCGCTACGACTGGATCGTGGGCGCGGACATCCTGTACGCCGACACGCAGCACGAGAGCCTGGAGCGCATTTTCCGCAACAACCTCGCGCCGAACGGTCGCGTGCTGCTGTCCGATCCGTACCGCCCACCCAGTCTTTCGCTGCTCGCGGGGCTGGAAGCACGCGGATGGGGTACGAAGCACTCCCGCTGGGCGATCGGTGAGGGAACCGCCGCCCGCGCGATCGCGGTCCACGAACTGACGCCGCCTCGCGGTTAG
- a CDS encoding RraA family protein codes for MSVEIPAAVLDELRKYDTPTVCNVLELFEMRSRIVGYTDARIQACYPALPPMVGFATTATFRAGAPPRGGDTYMGLGAQVERIAALSGPKVVVFQDLDDPPTAATFGEIMCTTYKAFGCVGLVTSGCGRDLDQVEPLKFPCFTGGTMPSHGYTQIVELEVPVRVGGVWINPGDLLHGDRNGITTIPHELAALTAEGCAGFMDAEAVVLNYLRAGNVTVSGFVTARDECKRRMTELGKSLKARAASAQ; via the coding sequence ATGTCGGTCGAAATCCCCGCCGCCGTTCTCGACGAGCTTCGCAAGTACGACACGCCGACCGTGTGCAACGTGCTGGAACTCTTCGAGATGCGCTCGCGCATCGTGGGCTACACCGACGCCCGCATTCAGGCGTGTTACCCGGCGCTGCCGCCGATGGTCGGGTTCGCGACCACAGCGACGTTCCGCGCCGGTGCCCCACCCAGGGGCGGCGACACGTACATGGGATTGGGGGCACAGGTCGAACGGATCGCGGCCCTGAGCGGACCGAAGGTGGTCGTGTTCCAGGATCTCGACGATCCGCCCACTGCGGCCACGTTCGGCGAGATCATGTGTACGACGTACAAGGCGTTTGGGTGTGTTGGGTTAGTGACGAGCGGGTGCGGGCGCGACCTGGACCAAGTCGAACCGCTGAAGTTCCCGTGCTTCACCGGCGGCACGATGCCGTCGCACGGGTACACGCAGATCGTGGAACTCGAAGTGCCGGTCCGCGTCGGGGGCGTCTGGATCAACCCGGGCGACCTGCTCCACGGCGACCGAAACGGCATCACCACGATCCCGCACGAACTCGCCGCGCTCACCGCCGAGGGCTGCGCCGGGTTCATGGACGCGGAAGCGGTGGTGCTGAACTACCTCCGCGCCGGGAACGTGACCGTGTCCGGCTTCGTGACCGCACGCGACGAGTGCAAGCGCCGGATGACCGAACTGGGGAAGAGCCTCAAAGCGCGTGCGGCGAGCGCCCAGTGA
- a CDS encoding DUF1501 domain-containing protein — MLSIPFGRVRMCDGISRRNFLKVGALSFGAMNLTLADVLRAEAAAKNQDPFGRTRHKAIINIFLGGGPPHQDMWEIKTEAPKEIRGEFKPIATKVNGVQIGETFTRIASMADKFAFVRSIVGARDGHDAVQCTTGFLKASLAPLGGRPSIGSAVAKLQGSVDPSVPPFVGLAERTQHVPWSDSGQTGFLGNAFEPFKPSGPDMANMVLNATNKDHLPDRKKLLASFDDMKRTVDHAGGLRGADAATERAFDVLTSNRLVEALDISKESQKTRDRYGSGKPYQFQYDGAPTVNEHLLVARRLVEAGARVITLSYGRWDSHGQNFNLVRDHGGKLDQCLTALVEDLDVRGMLNDTTVIAWGEFGRTPMVNKEAGRDHWPQVSCAILAGGGMKMGQAIGSTDRTGGTAKDRPVAFGDIFATLYHNMGLNAETTTINDPTGRPQYLAEGKVMPELV, encoded by the coding sequence ATGCTCAGCATTCCCTTCGGTCGCGTTCGGATGTGCGACGGCATCTCCCGCCGGAACTTCCTGAAAGTCGGTGCCCTCTCCTTCGGTGCGATGAACCTCACGCTCGCGGACGTGCTTCGCGCGGAAGCCGCCGCCAAGAACCAAGACCCGTTCGGCCGCACGCGGCACAAGGCGATCATCAACATCTTCCTCGGGGGCGGGCCACCGCACCAGGACATGTGGGAGATCAAGACGGAAGCGCCGAAGGAGATCCGCGGGGAATTTAAGCCGATCGCCACGAAGGTGAACGGCGTTCAGATCGGGGAGACGTTCACGCGCATCGCGTCAATGGCGGACAAGTTCGCGTTCGTGCGGTCGATCGTCGGCGCACGCGACGGGCACGATGCGGTCCAGTGTACAACGGGCTTCCTCAAAGCGTCACTCGCCCCCCTGGGCGGCCGGCCGAGCATCGGTAGCGCTGTTGCGAAGCTCCAGGGGAGCGTCGACCCGAGCGTTCCGCCGTTCGTCGGCCTCGCGGAGCGCACACAGCACGTGCCGTGGAGCGATTCGGGCCAAACCGGGTTCCTCGGGAACGCCTTCGAGCCGTTCAAGCCGAGCGGACCGGACATGGCGAACATGGTCCTCAACGCCACGAACAAAGATCACCTGCCGGACCGCAAGAAGCTCCTCGCCAGCTTCGACGACATGAAGCGAACCGTCGATCACGCCGGCGGACTTCGGGGTGCTGACGCCGCGACCGAACGAGCCTTCGACGTGCTCACCTCGAACCGCCTGGTCGAAGCGCTCGACATCTCGAAGGAGAGCCAGAAGACCCGCGACCGCTACGGTAGCGGCAAGCCGTACCAGTTCCAGTACGACGGCGCCCCGACGGTGAACGAGCACCTGCTCGTCGCCCGGCGCCTCGTCGAAGCCGGTGCCCGCGTGATCACGCTGAGCTACGGGCGCTGGGACAGCCACGGCCAGAACTTCAACCTCGTCCGCGACCACGGCGGGAAGCTCGACCAGTGTCTTACGGCCCTCGTCGAAGACCTGGACGTGCGCGGGATGCTGAACGACACGACCGTGATCGCGTGGGGTGAGTTCGGGCGCACGCCGATGGTCAACAAGGAAGCGGGCCGCGACCACTGGCCGCAGGTGAGCTGCGCGATCCTGGCCGGCGGCGGGATGAAAATGGGGCAAGCGATCGGCAGCACCGACCGCACCGGCGGTACCGCGAAGGACCGCCCCGTGGCGTTCGGCGACATCTTCGCCACGCTCTACCACAACATGGGGCTGAACGCGGAGACCACGACGATCAACGACCCCACCGGGCGCCCGCAGTATCTGGCCGAAGGCAAGGTCATGCCGGAACTGGTATAG
- a CDS encoding pyridoxal-phosphate dependent enzyme, translating into MPTYACDLPAVLEAAERIRGIVHRTPVMTCETLDRIAGQKLFFKCENLQKIGAFKYRGATNAVRKLTDAEAAKGVVTHSSGNHAQALALAARERGIPAYIVMPKTAPAVKKAAVEGYGGQITECEPNLADRERAANELVAKTGATLIPPFDHVDVISGQGTTALELLEDVPDLDAIVTPVGGGGLLAGCAVAARGRKPGIRVFGAEPLGADDAARSKAAGEQLLQTAPNTIADGLLTSTGQLTWPIIRDQVDRIFTVTDDEIRAAMRLVWERMKLIVEPSGAVGAAVALSSAFKALAGAEKVGIVFSGGNVNLDKLWW; encoded by the coding sequence ATGCCAACTTACGCCTGCGATCTGCCCGCCGTTCTGGAAGCCGCCGAACGCATTCGGGGCATCGTTCACCGCACGCCGGTGATGACGTGTGAGACGCTCGACCGGATCGCGGGGCAAAAACTCTTCTTCAAGTGCGAGAACCTCCAGAAGATCGGCGCGTTCAAGTACCGCGGCGCCACGAACGCGGTGCGCAAACTCACCGACGCAGAAGCCGCGAAGGGAGTCGTCACGCACTCCAGCGGCAACCACGCCCAGGCTCTCGCACTGGCGGCACGCGAGCGCGGAATCCCCGCGTACATCGTCATGCCTAAGACCGCGCCCGCGGTGAAGAAAGCGGCCGTGGAGGGCTACGGCGGGCAAATCACCGAGTGCGAGCCGAACCTCGCCGACCGCGAGCGCGCGGCCAACGAACTGGTCGCCAAAACAGGCGCAACGCTGATTCCGCCGTTCGACCACGTGGACGTGATCTCTGGTCAAGGTACGACCGCGCTCGAACTGCTCGAAGACGTGCCGGATCTGGACGCGATCGTCACGCCCGTGGGCGGCGGTGGGTTGCTCGCGGGGTGCGCGGTCGCGGCACGCGGGCGCAAGCCCGGTATCCGCGTGTTCGGAGCGGAACCGCTCGGCGCCGACGACGCGGCACGCTCGAAGGCCGCGGGCGAGCAGCTCCTCCAAACGGCGCCGAACACCATCGCGGACGGGCTGCTCACGAGCACCGGTCAACTCACGTGGCCGATCATCCGCGATCAGGTGGACCGCATTTTCACCGTAACCGACGACGAGATCCGCGCCGCGATGCGCCTCGTGTGGGAGCGCATGAAACTGATCGTGGAGCCGAGTGGTGCGGTTGGTGCTGCGGTTGCTCTAAGCAGTGCGTTCAAGGCGCTCGCGGGCGCCGAGAAGGTCGGTATTGTCTTCAGCGGCGGGAACGTGAACCTCGACAAACTGTGGTGGTGA
- a CDS encoding cation-translocating P-type ATPase family protein, whose product MHREISTVDDPFHSESPLGLYLLTAIVGGLLGADLWPVIATWLKGQGVETYSWTRELYGFRYALLAAVIGGGRVLYTSLEALFEGRIGSDLALAIACLAAIILKEPVVAAEVVFIGLVGECLEAFTFARTQNALGKLAELFPQRCWVLRDGTEVRAFTADVIVGDKVVVKPGGRVPVDGTVIDGRSAVDASAITGESLPVDKGPGDAVLAGSIVQHGSLTVEAKKVAKQTVAGQVIELTGQALKDKAPIERYADKLARYFLPIVLALALVTFIGNVAYQVSGSPQPGFPKPTLRAAAKVAAYPALAVLVVACPCALILATPAAVIAALGRLAGTGVFIKGGSALERLAGVTSFAFDKTGTLTEGKLELGDVIPLAPATIEQLLQAAATAEQRSEHPLARLIVREAATRNLEASPVEAFQAHPGAGVTVTAPDGAIIVGTRRLVEEQGVALPADAIAALERLDAAGQTSLVVARNGAVLGVLGARDTLRPEAAQVIADLRSLGIAPVALLTGDRSAVARTLAENLPVTEVHAEMLPAQKAEWVASRGPSVPAERAEIDLPGTDANASAEGPLASLLPSGRTGSSVAFVGDGINDAPALARAGVGIAIGSGTDVAAEAGDIVMMGAPLAPLPLLVKLSRETVRIIRQNILIFAFGVNLVGILLTGLLWPLFASSPEWYESAPLAAVIYHQFGSLAVLLNSMRLLAFDRTSNRTLSRARGAAQTIEGWVGRFSIDELLHGIAHQWKFIRAGLVGAALVAFLGSAFSQIENGEVGVVRRFGEITADLQPGLHVRWPWPVETVTRVRPDEVRSVELGFRVLAEKQEKKPGSNTWTSGHGDGVGRLTDEAVMITGDGDLVEILATVRYRVSDPRRYLFAARDPDGVVRSSTESVLRELVSSHRFLELLTVRRPDLERAALDRLNRRLTEVAPDGMGVALDGFTLHDLHPPPEVVNSYHEVAKAIQDRDRAVNEALASSIRTRRRAEEEADWVLKRTEAEKHSRIESASADRDAFLAWYLARTKLTDAEEAALVTERANRIAAKQDPVMVDRDIADRRAKILAERRALLETRLTYQTVVDVLRVRDKVIIDAPDVPGRRHLFLLDPELLKFPQLTPPRTIDKE is encoded by the coding sequence ATGCACCGCGAGATCAGCACCGTAGACGACCCGTTCCACTCCGAATCGCCGCTCGGCTTGTACCTGCTCACGGCCATCGTGGGTGGGCTACTTGGGGCCGATCTTTGGCCCGTCATCGCGACCTGGTTGAAGGGCCAGGGCGTCGAAACGTACTCCTGGACGCGGGAGCTGTACGGCTTCCGGTACGCGCTCCTCGCGGCCGTCATCGGCGGCGGCCGAGTGCTCTACACGTCGCTCGAAGCACTGTTCGAGGGCCGCATCGGGTCCGACCTCGCGCTCGCCATCGCGTGCCTCGCGGCCATCATTCTGAAAGAGCCGGTCGTCGCGGCAGAAGTGGTGTTCATCGGGCTTGTCGGCGAGTGCCTCGAAGCGTTCACATTCGCACGCACGCAGAACGCGCTCGGCAAGCTCGCGGAACTGTTCCCCCAACGGTGCTGGGTGCTGCGGGACGGTACCGAGGTGCGCGCCTTCACCGCGGACGTCATTGTCGGCGACAAGGTGGTGGTGAAACCCGGCGGGCGCGTGCCCGTTGACGGCACCGTGATCGACGGCCGATCCGCTGTTGATGCCAGCGCGATTACAGGCGAAAGTTTGCCCGTCGATAAGGGGCCGGGCGACGCCGTACTCGCAGGCAGCATCGTTCAGCACGGTTCACTTACGGTTGAAGCGAAGAAGGTCGCGAAGCAAACCGTTGCCGGGCAGGTCATCGAGTTAACCGGTCAGGCACTGAAGGACAAAGCGCCGATCGAGCGATACGCGGACAAGCTCGCGCGGTACTTCCTGCCCATCGTGCTCGCGCTCGCGCTCGTCACGTTCATCGGGAATGTTGCGTACCAGGTTTCGGGTTCGCCCCAACCCGGCTTCCCCAAGCCCACGCTCCGAGCTGCGGCCAAAGTCGCCGCGTACCCGGCGCTCGCGGTACTCGTGGTGGCGTGCCCGTGCGCACTGATTCTCGCGACGCCGGCCGCGGTGATTGCCGCGCTCGGTCGACTCGCAGGCACGGGCGTGTTCATCAAGGGCGGTTCCGCGCTGGAACGGCTCGCGGGCGTCACGTCGTTCGCGTTCGACAAAACCGGCACGCTCACGGAGGGGAAACTCGAACTCGGCGACGTGATTCCGCTCGCGCCTGCCACGATAGAGCAACTCCTGCAAGCCGCCGCGACCGCGGAACAGCGGAGCGAGCACCCGCTCGCGCGGCTCATCGTGCGCGAAGCCGCGACGCGCAACCTGGAAGCCTCCCCGGTCGAAGCGTTCCAGGCCCACCCCGGTGCCGGGGTCACCGTAACGGCGCCCGATGGCGCGATCATTGTCGGCACGCGGCGACTGGTAGAGGAACAGGGCGTTGCGCTTCCTGCGGACGCGATCGCGGCCCTCGAACGACTCGATGCGGCGGGGCAGACGTCGCTGGTCGTCGCCCGAAACGGCGCGGTCCTCGGCGTTCTCGGCGCACGCGACACGCTCCGGCCTGAAGCCGCGCAAGTGATCGCCGATCTGCGTTCGCTCGGGATCGCGCCCGTCGCGCTGCTAACCGGCGACCGTTCGGCCGTCGCACGCACGCTCGCGGAGAACCTGCCGGTCACGGAAGTTCACGCGGAAATGCTCCCCGCGCAGAAAGCCGAATGGGTCGCGTCGCGCGGGCCGAGCGTCCCCGCAGAGCGGGCAGAAATCGACCTTCCGGGCACTGACGCGAACGCAAGCGCTGAAGGGCCACTCGCGTCGCTCCTCCCTTCGGGGAGAACGGGTTCGTCCGTCGCGTTCGTTGGTGACGGCATCAACGATGCCCCCGCGCTCGCGCGAGCCGGCGTGGGGATCGCCATCGGCAGCGGGACCGATGTGGCGGCCGAGGCGGGCGACATCGTCATGATGGGCGCGCCGCTCGCGCCGCTCCCGCTACTCGTAAAGCTGTCGCGCGAAACGGTCCGCATCATTCGGCAGAACATCCTCATCTTCGCGTTCGGCGTGAACCTCGTCGGCATCCTGCTCACCGGATTGCTGTGGCCGCTGTTCGCGTCGTCGCCCGAGTGGTACGAATCGGCCCCGCTCGCGGCCGTGATCTACCACCAGTTCGGCTCGCTCGCCGTGCTGCTGAACTCGATGCGGCTGCTCGCGTTCGACCGCACGTCCAATCGCACCCTCTCGCGTGCTCGTGGAGCGGCACAAACCATCGAAGGGTGGGTCGGGCGCTTCTCGATCGACGAACTGTTGCACGGGATCGCGCACCAGTGGAAGTTCATCCGCGCCGGGTTGGTCGGTGCGGCACTCGTCGCGTTCCTCGGCTCGGCGTTCAGCCAGATCGAGAACGGCGAAGTCGGGGTCGTGCGCCGGTTCGGGGAGATCACCGCGGACCTTCAGCCGGGGCTGCACGTCCGCTGGCCGTGGCCCGTCGAAACCGTCACCCGCGTGCGCCCGGACGAAGTGCGCAGCGTCGAACTCGGGTTCCGCGTTCTCGCCGAGAAGCAAGAAAAGAAGCCGGGCAGCAACACGTGGACGAGCGGGCACGGCGACGGCGTGGGGCGCCTCACCGACGAGGCCGTGATGATTACCGGCGACGGCGACCTGGTCGAGATCCTCGCGACCGTGCGCTACCGGGTCAGCGACCCGCGCCGGTACCTCTTCGCCGCCCGCGACCCGGACGGCGTCGTGCGCTCGTCGACCGAATCGGTCCTCCGGGAACTCGTGTCGAGCCACCGCTTCCTGGAACTGCTCACGGTCCGCCGCCCGGACCTGGAACGCGCGGCCCTGGACCGACTGAACCGCCGGCTCACGGAAGTCGCGCCCGACGGGATGGGGGTCGCGCTGGACGGCTTCACGCTCCACGACCTGCACCCGCCGCCCGAAGTGGTGAACTCGTACCACGAGGTAGCCAAAGCGATCCAGGACCGCGACCGGGCCGTGAACGAGGCGCTCGCGAGTTCCATCCGCACCCGGCGCCGCGCGGAAGAAGAAGCCGACTGGGTGCTGAAGCGCACCGAGGCCGAGAAGCACTCGCGGATCGAGAGCGCGAGCGCCGACCGCGACGCCTTCCTCGCGTGGTATCTCGCCCGCACGAAACTGACCGACGCGGAGGAAGCCGCCCTCGTGACCGAGCGCGCGAACCGCATCGCGGCCAAACAAGACCCGGTGATGGTGGACCGGGACATCGCGGACCGGCGCGCGAAGATTCTCGCCGAGCGCCGCGCGCTACTTGAAACGCGCCTCACGTACCAGACCGTGGTCGACGTGCTGCGCGTGCGCGACAAGGTCATCATCGACGCCCCCGACGTACCCGGGCGCCGGCACCTGTTCCTGCTCGACCCGGAGTTACTGAAGTTCCCGCAACTCACGCCGCCCCGAACAATCGACAAGGAATAA
- a CDS encoding DUF6939 family protein, with protein sequence MSRSAPFARCVFVPRYHVENVPAGSTIYDVSSYAEPPYCELSPMWVHGGIPVPGFPGETSDTVEGVWQGLKIIRGKTAPRYFRGPGAKRGGKPSGHQFGKKQLGVVDARRLIYVPTYEWMIENRILPELIRAFVDAARTGVTQYFHDVGDNGDPNDADQPLAHAAVLARYLNRIAAG encoded by the coding sequence ATGTCGCGTTCGGCCCCGTTCGCGCGGTGCGTTTTCGTTCCGCGCTATCACGTCGAGAACGTGCCCGCCGGGAGCACCATTTACGACGTGAGCAGCTACGCGGAGCCGCCGTACTGCGAACTCAGCCCGATGTGGGTTCACGGCGGGATTCCCGTTCCCGGGTTCCCCGGCGAAACGAGCGACACGGTCGAGGGCGTGTGGCAGGGGCTCAAAATCATTCGCGGGAAGACCGCGCCGCGGTACTTTCGCGGACCGGGTGCGAAGCGCGGCGGGAAACCGTCCGGCCATCAGTTCGGCAAGAAGCAACTCGGGGTCGTCGACGCCCGGCGCCTGATCTACGTTCCGACGTATGAATGGATGATCGAGAACCGCATTTTACCGGAGCTAATTCGAGCGTTCGTCGACGCGGCGCGAACGGGTGTGACGCAGTATTTTCACGACGTCGGCGACAACGGTGATCCGAACGACGCGGACCAACCACTCGCACACGCCGCGGTTCTGGCGCGCTATTTGAACCGAATTGCCGCTGGCTGA
- a CDS encoding YqjF family protein — protein MSRRKFLTARWCNLILANHAVPEELLRPLVPPGCELDRRDGACWASLVGFQFLGTRVLGIGWPGFRNFPEWNLRFYVRCGEERGVCFVREFVPQWTVATIARVLYNEPYRSARMSMDVKDQPDALAATYTVKWAGRVHSLRAVGAKPAIRPDPDSTEHWFKEHSWGFGTSHRGKLIRYEVNHPEWDVYPVREFAADVDWGLLYGPKWTVMNTAKPASVVLAAGSEISVYPKG, from the coding sequence GTGTCGCGGCGAAAGTTCCTCACGGCGCGGTGGTGTAACCTCATCCTCGCGAACCACGCGGTGCCGGAGGAACTGCTGCGCCCGCTCGTGCCGCCCGGGTGCGAACTCGATCGCCGCGACGGTGCGTGTTGGGCCAGTCTGGTGGGGTTCCAGTTCCTGGGTACGCGGGTGCTCGGAATCGGGTGGCCGGGGTTCCGCAACTTCCCGGAATGGAACCTGCGGTTCTACGTGCGCTGCGGCGAAGAGCGCGGTGTGTGCTTCGTGCGCGAGTTCGTACCGCAGTGGACGGTCGCGACCATCGCCCGCGTGCTCTACAACGAGCCGTACCGCTCCGCACGCATGTCGATGGACGTGAAGGACCAGCCCGACGCGCTCGCCGCGACATACACGGTGAAGTGGGCGGGGCGCGTTCACTCGCTCCGCGCGGTCGGGGCGAAACCCGCGATCCGCCCCGACCCCGACAGCACCGAGCACTGGTTCAAAGAGCACTCGTGGGGCTTCGGGACGTCGCACCGCGGAAAACTGATCCGCTACGAGGTGAACCACCCGGAGTGGGACGTGTACCCCGTGCGCGAGTTCGCGGCCGATGTCGACTGGGGGCTGCTGTACGGCCCAAAATGGACTGTCATGAACACGGCGAAACCGGCGTCCGTTGTGCTCGCCGCCGGGTCGGAGATCAGCGTCTACCCGAAGGGGTGA